A portion of the Acidobacteriota bacterium genome contains these proteins:
- a CDS encoding NIPSNAP family protein, producing the protein MVDHQAIRNLQSAIVMVLLKISYKLRAHHVALYEKTFAERTLPLIREHGFRFWGIWRTIVGDAQEYLELWEFDSLAEFDDAWRRLMADPRLKAIFEITGPLVEDEKLSLFEPSLPGERMISMPKL; encoded by the coding sequence ATGGTCGACCACCAGGCAATCCGCAATCTGCAATCCGCAATCGTTATGGTGCTGCTGAAAATTTCTTACAAGCTCCGCGCGCATCACGTCGCGCTGTACGAAAAAACTTTTGCCGAACGGACCCTGCCGCTGATTCGCGAACACGGATTCAGGTTTTGGGGCATCTGGCGGACGATTGTCGGCGACGCGCAGGAATACCTGGAACTGTGGGAATTCGATTCGCTGGCGGAGTTTGATGACGCCTGGCGGCGATTGATGGCCGATCCGCGCCTAAAAGCCATTTTTGAAATTACAGGCCCGCTGGTCGAAGACGAAAAGCTGTCCTTGTTTGAGCCTTCGCTGCCTGGCGAGCGGATGATTTCGATGCCGAAGCTCTGA
- a CDS encoding sigma-54-dependent Fis family transcriptional regulator, with protein MKRILVIDDDRASCNLLRELFSAQGWGTVTAQTPDEATKLWEAEKFDLVVSDINLESDKSGLDLLKSFRDQCPVILITGFGTLDTAVAASREGAWDLISKPFKVQEVISIVRRALERTTPPGSTETSATGSLSEQYRQAGLIGRSPAMIELYKDIARVADSRSTVLIIGESGTGKELVARAIHQHSPRAAMPFVPVNCGALTETLLEAELFGHTKGSFTGAAADRKGLWEEAEGGTLFLDEIGETSAAMQVKLLRALQEREIRRVGSTKNLKVDARVIAATNRELEEEVAAHRFREDLFYRLSVVILRVPALRERRSDIPLLTERFLLNAVENSGRGQLRFREETVKVLAAYDWPGNVRELESAVEYAALHARGAEIAVEDLPLKLQSKEVQLRAAHSTLAALYDDLPSLDELERRYLLHVLEVMKGSRTRAAEVLGIDRRTLYRMAERFGINLDGE; from the coding sequence ATGAAACGAATTTTGGTGATTGATGACGATCGCGCTTCATGCAATTTGCTGCGGGAATTGTTCTCTGCGCAAGGGTGGGGCACGGTCACCGCCCAGACGCCCGACGAAGCCACCAAACTGTGGGAAGCCGAAAAATTCGATCTGGTCGTCAGTGACATCAACCTCGAATCCGACAAATCCGGCCTGGATTTGCTGAAAAGTTTTCGCGATCAGTGCCCGGTTATTTTGATCACGGGCTTTGGAACGCTCGATACGGCGGTCGCTGCTTCGCGCGAAGGCGCCTGGGATTTGATCTCGAAACCCTTCAAAGTTCAGGAAGTCATTTCAATCGTTCGCCGCGCGCTGGAACGTACCACTCCCCCAGGCTCGACTGAAACATCGGCGACGGGATCGCTAAGCGAGCAATACCGCCAAGCGGGGTTGATTGGTCGCTCTCCGGCAATGATTGAACTCTACAAAGACATTGCGCGCGTTGCGGATTCGCGTTCCACGGTGTTGATCATCGGCGAATCCGGAACCGGCAAGGAGTTGGTCGCGCGTGCGATTCATCAACACAGCCCGCGCGCCGCAATGCCGTTCGTACCGGTCAATTGCGGAGCGCTGACGGAAACCTTGCTGGAAGCGGAATTGTTCGGCCACACCAAAGGTTCGTTCACGGGCGCAGCCGCCGACCGAAAGGGATTGTGGGAAGAAGCCGAAGGTGGAACTTTGTTTTTGGACGAAATCGGGGAAACCAGCGCAGCCATGCAGGTCAAATTGCTTCGTGCGTTGCAGGAGCGGGAAATTCGCCGCGTTGGTTCCACCAAGAACCTGAAAGTGGACGCGCGCGTCATCGCCGCCACCAACCGCGAACTTGAGGAAGAAGTCGCCGCGCACCGGTTCCGCGAAGATTTGTTTTATCGTTTGAGCGTCGTCATCTTGCGTGTGCCTGCCTTGCGCGAACGACGCAGCGATATTCCTCTGCTGACCGAACGCTTTTTGCTGAACGCGGTGGAAAATTCCGGGCGCGGCCAACTGCGATTCCGCGAAGAAACCGTCAAGGTTCTGGCGGCGTACGATTGGCCGGGAAATGTGCGGGAACTGGAATCGGCTGTCGAATACGCCGCGCTTCACGCGCGCGGAGCGGAAATCGCCGTGGAAGATTTACCGCTGAAACTGCAATCCAAAGAAGTGCAACTGCGCGCCGCGCATTCCACACTGGCGGCGCTGTACGACGATTTGCCTTCGCTGGATGAATTGGAGCGACGGTATTTGCTGCACGTGCTGGAAGTGATGAAAGGCAGTCGCACGCGCGCCGCCGAAGTTTTGGGAATTGATCGCCGCACGTTGTACCGCATGGCCGAACGCTTCGGCATCAATCTGGACGGCGAATGA
- a CDS encoding HAMP domain-containing protein produces MKLHTKTTLLVSAITIAVLAVMMFVITSRVTDLVRDEQQDLAELQARSLAEHVTTSAEPFDLEHLQRSTQLVQGTRPFIVSVRLWELSSGRFALRVASSDELPPQTMDEATKNALLQKKTYDFTSPVTGDHDSVYFHAYAPYYKRGQVAGAVEIVERLDDIPDLAKLYSQSATLIALVAVLLLMVATYILFRYLIYRPMKRLLYAMARAKAGSLKAQAPVLARDEFGRLSEGFNRMIARISEMTREREAQKEILRQRVLEATAELQHRNHQLAEANLQLWDVSRKLGDMERLAAAGQTAAQFAHEVGTPLNLISCHVELLHDEMQTNPQSAESRTKIIGEQIERIERIVRQMLDRTRLEKAVLAPVDLNRILHDIADATLPRLDSHNVKLTLSLKEPLPPIAGSPDYLQQVFINLINNALDAMPEGGELAIRTFVDPNGEKVTVEVADNGCGMSEEVRARIFDPLYTTKENGLGTGLGLVIVNQLMREHDGQIEVESFPGQGAKFVLHFPAIQTLSVAAAKAEAA; encoded by the coding sequence ATGAAACTTCACACTAAAACGACCCTTCTGGTTTCGGCAATCACTATTGCTGTGTTGGCGGTCATGATGTTTGTCATTACGTCGCGCGTCACGGATCTGGTGCGCGACGAACAGCAGGATTTGGCGGAATTGCAGGCGCGAAGCCTGGCCGAACACGTCACGACTTCGGCGGAACCGTTTGACTTGGAGCATTTGCAACGTTCGACGCAATTGGTTCAAGGCACGCGTCCTTTCATTGTCAGCGTACGGTTGTGGGAATTGTCCTCCGGGCGATTTGCTTTGCGCGTCGCCTCTTCGGATGAGTTGCCTCCTCAAACCATGGACGAGGCGACCAAAAACGCTCTGCTGCAAAAGAAAACCTACGACTTCACCAGCCCCGTTACAGGCGACCATGATTCTGTTTACTTCCATGCCTATGCTCCGTATTACAAACGGGGGCAAGTCGCAGGCGCAGTCGAAATCGTCGAGCGATTGGATGACATTCCGGATTTGGCCAAACTGTATTCGCAATCAGCAACGTTGATAGCGCTGGTTGCCGTCCTTTTATTGATGGTGGCGACTTATATTCTGTTCCGATATTTGATTTACCGACCGATGAAGCGATTGCTATACGCAATGGCGCGCGCCAAAGCCGGTTCGTTGAAAGCGCAGGCGCCCGTATTGGCGCGGGACGAGTTCGGTAGATTGTCGGAAGGATTCAATCGCATGATCGCGCGCATCAGCGAGATGACGCGCGAACGCGAAGCCCAGAAGGAAATTCTTCGCCAGCGGGTGCTGGAAGCCACAGCCGAATTGCAGCACCGCAACCATCAACTGGCCGAAGCCAATCTTCAGTTGTGGGACGTATCGCGCAAGCTTGGCGACATGGAGCGATTGGCTGCGGCTGGCCAAACCGCCGCGCAATTCGCGCACGAGGTTGGCACACCGCTCAATCTGATCAGTTGCCACGTCGAATTACTGCACGATGAAATGCAAACGAACCCTCAATCCGCCGAATCACGAACAAAAATCATCGGCGAACAAATCGAAAGGATCGAACGCATCGTGCGCCAGATGCTCGATCGCACGCGCCTGGAAAAGGCTGTCCTTGCTCCGGTGGATTTGAATCGAATTTTGCATGACATTGCCGATGCCACGCTGCCTCGACTGGATTCGCACAACGTGAAGCTGACACTTTCGCTGAAAGAACCGTTGCCGCCGATTGCCGGTTCGCCGGATTACCTGCAACAAGTATTCATCAATTTGATCAACAACGCGTTGGATGCCATGCCCGAAGGCGGCGAGTTGGCCATTCGCACCTTCGTTGATCCGAATGGCGAAAAGGTGACGGTTGAAGTCGCAGACAATGGATGCGGTATGAGTGAAGAGGTTCGCGCACGCATCTTCGATCCGCTGTATACGACCAAAGAAAATGGCCTGGGAACCGGATTGGGTTTGGTCATTGTCAACCAGTTGATGCGCGAACACGATGGGCAAATCGAGGTCGAAAGTTTCCCCGGACAGGGAGCAAAATTCGTCCTGCATTTTCCCGCAATTCAAACTCTGTCCGTTGCCGCGGCAAAAGCGGAGGCAGCTTAA
- a CDS encoding GlsB/YeaQ/YmgE family stress response membrane protein, producing MFHLIGQIFLGLAIGVLAKPLMPGRGAGRVFIIAGTGLIGSLFGVLVGRSFLGTENNLADWMVSIVGVLLALTFYRVVTGPRSAY from the coding sequence ATGTTTCACCTGATTGGGCAAATTTTCTTGGGACTCGCGATCGGCGTGCTTGCCAAGCCATTGATGCCCGGCAGGGGAGCGGGAAGAGTGTTCATCATCGCTGGAACGGGATTGATCGGGTCCCTGTTCGGAGTGCTGGTGGGGCGCTCTTTCCTGGGTACGGAAAACAATCTGGCCGATTGGATGGTTTCGATTGTTGGGGTGTTACTGGCGTTGACGTTTTATCGCGTTGTTACAGGCCCACGCTCGGCATATTGA
- a CDS encoding efflux RND transporter permease subunit, whose protein sequence is MALSHSIGSETQKPLAVVIIGRLISATVLTLILLPTLYLIFEGQNKPRISVPEKSTGSGRGSEMLLESING, encoded by the coding sequence CTGGCGCTTTCGCACAGCATCGGTTCGGAAACACAAAAACCGCTGGCGGTGGTCATCATCGGCAGATTGATTTCGGCAACCGTGTTGACGCTGATCTTGTTGCCGACGCTGTACCTGATTTTTGAAGGTCAAAACAAACCTCGAATTTCCGTGCCTGAAAAGAGCACAGGCTCGGGACGTGGGTCGGAGATGCTGCTGGAAAGCATCAATGGTTGA
- a CDS encoding DUF2156 domain-containing protein, protein MAIAIRFFDKLGLLQQKPGHTTACSGVLGVFISLVLTRKSLFLITGHLTRGFIWRTTGITVRGLVIGSAIGFSLELLRQADWVSLPVQRVPFPSAFSIETISATEVNWRLVQTLKQHGYEHQSFLSLYGGMEVWWLEESDAAVVFRRVGQVLIVVAAPLAARENWLAVTQSFLAYCRLEKLDCLMLPVGEEFAAVARQCGMRLLCVGESGYFKLPEWKPAGDRAKKIRAGVNQARKAGITVETYDPESACQPQTGAEIESLCRLWLSTREIDALGWLLELNPFKLSEHKRYFLAREANGQLCGFLACSPIYARQGWYLEDLIRHPHADRGVSELLVVEALKHLSAEGAQLATLATSPLAGVEPEDDFKMIARVLKLIYRHADMFYHFRSLHRFKSKFAPSFVEKEYVAIYPPQFKLRPILALVKAFEPGGLTGLVASKFRKTFTPPNGK, encoded by the coding sequence ATGGCAATTGCCATCAGGTTTTTCGACAAATTGGGCTTGTTACAGCAAAAGCCGGGACACACAACCGCTTGCAGCGGGGTGCTGGGAGTTTTTATCTCCCTGGTCCTGACACGGAAAAGCCTGTTCCTGATTACCGGCCATTTAACGCGGGGCTTCATTTGGCGAACGACCGGCATCACAGTCAGAGGGCTGGTCATCGGCTCAGCCATTGGATTCAGTCTGGAACTGTTGAGACAAGCGGACTGGGTTTCTTTACCCGTACAACGAGTTCCTTTTCCTTCCGCGTTTTCCATCGAAACAATTTCGGCCACGGAGGTCAACTGGCGATTGGTTCAGACCTTGAAGCAGCACGGGTACGAACATCAATCATTCCTGTCCTTGTATGGCGGAATGGAAGTCTGGTGGTTGGAAGAATCGGATGCCGCCGTCGTTTTTCGACGCGTCGGACAGGTTCTGATTGTGGTTGCCGCTCCGCTGGCTGCCAGGGAAAACTGGCTTGCCGTGACGCAAAGCTTTTTGGCGTATTGCCGGCTGGAAAAATTGGATTGTTTGATGCTGCCCGTCGGCGAAGAATTTGCCGCCGTCGCCCGACAGTGTGGAATGCGTTTGTTGTGCGTCGGTGAATCCGGGTACTTCAAATTGCCGGAATGGAAACCCGCCGGAGATCGAGCTAAAAAAATTCGCGCTGGTGTTAATCAGGCGCGAAAGGCCGGAATTACCGTTGAAACTTACGATCCGGAATCAGCTTGCCAGCCGCAAACCGGGGCCGAGATCGAATCACTTTGTCGCCTCTGGTTGAGTACTCGCGAAATTGATGCGCTCGGATGGTTGCTGGAACTCAATCCCTTCAAGCTGAGCGAACACAAACGCTATTTTCTGGCTCGCGAAGCGAATGGGCAGTTATGTGGATTTCTGGCGTGTTCGCCGATTTACGCGCGTCAGGGATGGTATCTGGAAGATTTGATTCGCCATCCACACGCCGACCGAGGTGTCAGTGAATTGCTGGTCGTCGAAGCCTTAAAGCATCTGTCGGCGGAAGGCGCGCAATTGGCGACGCTGGCTACTTCGCCGTTGGCAGGGGTGGAACCCGAAGACGATTTCAAAATGATCGCGCGCGTGTTGAAGCTGATCTATCGCCACGCCGATATGTTTTATCATTTCCGCTCGCTGCATCGTTTCAAATCCAAGTTCGCGCCTTCATTCGTCGAAAAAGAATATGTCGCGATTTACCCGCCGCAGTTCAAACTCAGACCCATTCTGGCGCTGGTCAAAGCCTTTGAGCCGGGTGGGCTGACTGGCCTTGTTGCTTCAAAATTCCGGAAAACTTTCACGCCGCCAAACGGAAAGTGA
- a CDS encoding DUF1003 domain-containing protein: protein MPEIKTCCKLPLTGGPMNPKVDKINRRETARKLLQNEIEKLPPNEREVVERFIHRRHIARNVIREFEEQLTFGERVADHVAEFGGSWTFIFIFLTFLILWMIFNTFVLVTKAYDPYPYILLNLILSCIAALQAPVIMMSQNRMAAKDREQATHDYEVNIKAELEILQLHEQLTELRERDWIALIEIQQRQIELLERLLAEARSRQHTH, encoded by the coding sequence ATGCCCGAAATCAAAACCTGCTGTAAGCTGCCATTGACAGGAGGTCCCATGAATCCAAAAGTTGACAAAATCAACCGCAGGGAAACTGCGCGGAAATTGCTACAAAACGAAATTGAAAAATTACCGCCGAACGAGCGTGAAGTTGTCGAACGGTTTATTCATCGCCGTCATATTGCCCGCAACGTGATCCGCGAATTTGAAGAACAACTGACATTCGGTGAACGCGTTGCCGACCACGTAGCGGAATTTGGCGGCAGTTGGACGTTCATCTTTATCTTCCTGACGTTTTTGATTCTGTGGATGATCTTCAATACCTTTGTGCTGGTCACCAAAGCGTACGATCCTTACCCGTATATTCTGTTAAACCTGATTCTTTCCTGCATTGCGGCGCTGCAGGCTCCTGTGATTATGATGAGCCAGAACCGTATGGCGGCCAAAGATCGCGAACAAGCCACGCACGATTACGAAGTCAACATCAAAGCCGAACTGGAAATTTTGCAATTGCATGAACAATTGACGGAACTGCGCGAACGCGATTGGATCGCCTTGATCGAAATTCAACAACGACAGATTGAATTGCTGGAACGATTGCTGGCCGAGGCCAGGTCAAGACAACATACACACTGA
- a CDS encoding copper-binding protein, with product MRNYRFLLLTFATILIVACHSETKIDPWSLSDRERDGLIGDVRATLTDDVVLDGQNGQWIETQQASSTTIYDAAGKRTLQTPYRVVMENGFAIVQHEALFDPTVGRDGGNTVNLDNNGKKFVEYDGKGNVLERGAFDSGKRTAVELSVKYEFDPRGNWIKRTLLRPIEKNGIRELQPSEISHRQIVYADSAKGTAGAELIPASAKQLTNPVTATEETLASGKALFLQRCAACHGNDGKAQTEFAAAMPNKPADLISKEVTSLTDGELYSVISEGIKSKGMPGLKGRISDEAMWKLALYTRRIPADLAKAETIATKALPTPAKQPNTPDPERRYQLTGKIVSVERELKQVTIEHETIKGYMEAMTMPFPLRDEKLLGRVKPGDKIQATVVVGGTKGFRLENVILK from the coding sequence GTGAGAAATTATCGTTTCCTGTTGCTGACGTTTGCCACAATCCTGATCGTCGCCTGCCATTCCGAAACCAAAATTGACCCGTGGTCGCTCTCAGATCGGGAACGCGATGGTTTGATTGGCGACGTGCGCGCGACGCTGACGGATGACGTCGTACTCGACGGGCAAAACGGCCAATGGATCGAAACCCAGCAGGCGTCTTCGACGACAATTTACGACGCCGCAGGCAAGCGCACGCTGCAAACGCCTTACCGCGTGGTGATGGAAAACGGTTTTGCCATCGTTCAACACGAAGCGCTGTTTGATCCGACTGTTGGACGAGACGGCGGCAATACTGTGAACCTGGATAACAACGGCAAGAAATTTGTCGAGTACGACGGCAAAGGCAATGTCCTTGAAAGAGGCGCTTTCGACAGCGGCAAACGAACTGCTGTCGAACTTTCCGTCAAATACGAATTTGATCCGCGAGGCAATTGGATCAAACGAACACTGTTGCGTCCGATTGAGAAAAACGGCATCAGGGAGTTGCAGCCTTCGGAAATCAGCCATCGCCAGATTGTGTACGCCGATTCGGCCAAGGGGACGGCGGGAGCGGAATTGATCCCGGCCAGCGCCAAACAGTTGACAAATCCGGTGACCGCAACCGAAGAAACTCTGGCGAGTGGCAAGGCGTTGTTTTTGCAGCGATGCGCGGCCTGTCACGGCAACGACGGCAAAGCGCAAACCGAATTCGCCGCCGCCATGCCGAACAAACCTGCCGACCTGATAAGCAAGGAGGTTACCTCGCTGACCGATGGCGAGTTGTATTCGGTGATCAGCGAAGGGATCAAATCAAAAGGCATGCCCGGCCTAAAAGGCCGCATCAGCGACGAAGCCATGTGGAAACTCGCGCTTTACACGAGGCGAATTCCAGCCGATCTGGCGAAAGCCGAAACCATTGCGACAAAAGCCTTGCCGACTCCGGCGAAACAACCCAACACCCCAGACCCGGAACGTCGGTACCAACTGACGGGAAAAATTGTTTCCGTCGAGCGCGAACTGAAACAGGTGACCATAGAACACGAAACGATCAAAGGTTACATGGAAGCGATGACCATGCCGTTTCCCTTGCGAGACGAAAAGCTGCTAGGCAGGGTAAAGCCAGGAGACAAAATTCAGGCGACTGTCGTAGTCGGCGGTACGAAAGGTTTTCGATTGGAAAACGTCATTCTCAAATGA
- a CDS encoding threonine ammonia-lyase, producing the protein MVTLSDINAARLRLGRAIYQTPCPLSQTLSRLCGCNTYFKFENLQMTGSFKERGALNKLLQLSPAEREAGVVAASAGNHAQGVAHHATRLGIRSVIVMPKATPLIKVANTADLGGEVVLHGATYDEALAHARELSAHHGFTFVHAFDDEAIIAGQGTIGLELLEEPVRFDGVVVPIGGGGMISGIAIAMKESQPDIRIIGVEPENFASMKMAVETGEVMEIPAQPTIADGLAVKRAGQKTSELVRRYVDDIVTVSEGEIASAILKMLEIEKTVVEGGGAAGLAAVLFNKLSNLANLEDKNIAIVISGGNIDPNLLSKIIERGLAKDGRMVRLRAMMRDRPGELARICQHVAEHGANILEVEHNRAFSNLEVGGVEIDLTLEARGHDHVNQLLKALRDDGIRADKLSESAA; encoded by the coding sequence ATGGTTACACTTTCCGACATCAACGCGGCGCGCCTTCGTCTTGGGCGCGCAATTTATCAAACACCTTGTCCGCTGTCGCAAACGCTCAGCCGATTGTGCGGCTGCAACACCTACTTCAAGTTTGAAAACCTGCAAATGACCGGCAGCTTCAAAGAGCGCGGCGCGCTGAACAAGCTGCTGCAGCTTTCTCCGGCGGAACGGGAAGCCGGTGTGGTTGCCGCCAGCGCGGGCAATCACGCGCAGGGCGTTGCGCATCACGCGACGCGGCTCGGCATACGGTCGGTGATTGTCATGCCAAAGGCTACGCCGCTGATCAAAGTCGCTAACACGGCGGATTTGGGGGGTGAAGTCGTGCTGCACGGCGCGACGTATGACGAAGCGCTGGCGCATGCGCGCGAGTTGTCGGCACATCATGGCTTCACCTTCGTCCACGCCTTCGACGACGAAGCAATCATCGCCGGGCAAGGAACCATCGGCTTGGAATTGCTGGAAGAACCGGTTCGATTCGACGGTGTGGTGGTGCCCATCGGCGGCGGCGGGATGATCAGCGGCATCGCCATTGCGATGAAAGAATCGCAACCCGATATTCGCATCATCGGCGTCGAGCCGGAAAACTTCGCTTCGATGAAAATGGCGGTGGAAACCGGCGAGGTCATGGAAATTCCCGCACAACCGACGATTGCCGACGGGTTGGCGGTCAAGCGCGCCGGGCAGAAAACCTCCGAACTGGTGCGCCGATACGTGGACGACATCGTTACGGTGAGCGAAGGCGAAATCGCCAGCGCAATTTTGAAGATGCTGGAAATTGAAAAAACCGTGGTCGAAGGCGGCGGCGCTGCCGGGTTGGCGGCGGTGCTGTTCAACAAGCTTTCCAATCTGGCCAACCTGGAAGACAAAAACATCGCCATCGTCATTAGCGGCGGAAACATTGACCCGAACTTGTTATCGAAAATCATAGAGCGCGGTTTGGCCAAGGATGGCCGAATGGTTCGCCTTCGCGCGATGATGCGCGACCGTCCGGGCGAACTGGCGCGCATTTGCCAGCACGTGGCAGAACACGGAGCCAACATTCTGGAAGTCGAACACAATCGCGCGTTTTCCAACCTGGAAGTCGGCGGCGTGGAAATTGATTTGACGCTGGAAGCGCGCGGCCACGACCACGTCAATCAATTGCTGAAAGCGTTGCGCGACGACGGCATCCGCGCGGATAAGTTATCGGAAAGCGCTGCGTGA
- a CDS encoding patatin-like phospholipase family protein — MAQNNERRPVVGVALGGGMARGCAHVGVLRELERHGIPIDLLAGTSVGSLIGGAYCAGMTPDQIEQLALTIRWSDLGRATVSLLGFYNSERTEDYVRKNFPITEFEQTRIPFGAVATDLQTGRMVVFTEGSIPLAIRASCAMPVFYTPVTVNGRMMVDGGLVGHIPASVARMMGADIVIAVDINSQHLPIPQPTNMFTIMSQALSVMGRSAVSYIYSDADIIVRPEIERVRPDDLSKAAEMIEAGEVAARRVIPKIKKLLMPQKQGFFKRVFSRTPQHDPRRVSMLKED; from the coding sequence ATGGCACAGAACAATGAAAGACGTCCGGTTGTGGGGGTGGCGCTTGGCGGAGGCATGGCGCGCGGGTGCGCGCACGTCGGTGTGTTGCGCGAACTGGAACGGCACGGAATTCCGATTGATCTGCTGGCCGGAACCAGCGTCGGTTCGTTGATCGGCGGTGCATACTGCGCGGGCATGACGCCGGATCAAATCGAACAACTGGCGTTGACCATTCGGTGGAGCGATCTGGGACGGGCGACAGTGTCGCTGCTGGGGTTTTACAACAGCGAACGCACCGAAGATTACGTCCGCAAAAACTTTCCGATTACCGAGTTTGAACAAACGCGCATTCCGTTTGGCGCAGTGGCCACCGACCTGCAAACCGGCAGGATGGTGGTATTCACCGAAGGCAGCATTCCGCTGGCCATTCGCGCCAGTTGCGCGATGCCGGTGTTTTACACGCCCGTGACGGTCAATGGGCGAATGATGGTGGATGGCGGTTTGGTCGGGCACATTCCGGCTTCGGTTGCCAGAATGATGGGCGCGGACATCGTGATTGCCGTGGATATCAATTCGCAGCATTTGCCGATTCCGCAACCCACAAACATGTTCACCATCATGTCACAAGCGCTGTCGGTGATGGGGCGCAGCGCCGTCAGTTACATTTACTCCGATGCCGACATCATCGTTCGCCCGGAAATTGAGCGTGTTCGCCCGGACGACCTTTCAAAAGCCGCCGAGATGATCGAAGCCGGAGAAGTCGCGGCTCGCCGCGTTATCCCGAAAATCAAAAAACTGCTGATGCCGCAAAAGCAGGGGTTTTTCAAACGCGTGTTTTCGCGAACTCCGCAACACGATCCGCGTCGCGTTTCAATGTTGAAGGAAGATTGA
- the thpR gene encoding RNA 2',3'-cyclic phosphodiesterase, translating into MRTFIAIELPNSVKAELAKLQTELRRTGADIGWTNPENIHLTLRFLGEIEERKVDELKRVCAEIAAEFQPFSLCLKDTGYFPDFRRPRVLWVGLGGSIEIAAQLQNRLEQGVSALGFDREDKSFKPHLTIGRVKSGKNVKPLVAKADMYPLPELPFDVGEIVLFKSELLPAGARYTALGKWKLR; encoded by the coding sequence ATGCGCACCTTCATCGCCATCGAGCTTCCCAACTCCGTCAAAGCCGAACTGGCCAAATTGCAAACCGAGCTTCGCCGAACCGGAGCCGACATCGGTTGGACAAATCCTGAAAACATTCATTTGACGCTGCGGTTTCTCGGCGAAATCGAGGAGCGAAAGGTGGACGAACTGAAGCGAGTTTGCGCCGAAATCGCCGCCGAGTTTCAACCATTTTCGCTTTGCCTGAAAGATACGGGCTACTTTCCGGATTTTCGCCGACCGCGTGTACTTTGGGTTGGGTTGGGAGGGAGCATTGAAATAGCTGCGCAGTTACAGAACCGGCTGGAACAAGGGGTAAGCGCTTTGGGTTTCGACCGCGAAGACAAATCGTTCAAACCGCATTTGACGATTGGCCGGGTAAAATCCGGCAAGAACGTCAAACCGCTGGTGGCCAAAGCGGATATGTACCCGCTGCCGGAACTGCCGTTTGACGTTGGCGAAATTGTGTTGTTCAAAAGTGAATTGCTTCCAGCGGGCGCACGCTACACGGCCTTAGGGAAATGGAAATTGCGATAA
- a CDS encoding ATP synthase F0 subunit C translates to MVVLFTAVSAFAQAPEAAGGGTSLAKGLGYIGAVVGFGIAAGLCGLGQGRVGAAACEGLARNPGAFKGVPLPMILGLVFIETLVIFTLVVVLLIVPQAGA, encoded by the coding sequence ATGGTGGTTCTGTTCACCGCGGTCAGCGCGTTTGCTCAAGCACCGGAAGCGGCCGGAGGCGGAACCAGTCTGGCCAAAGGTCTTGGTTATATCGGCGCAGTGGTCGGTTTCGGCATCGCTGCCGGTCTTTGCGGACTCGGCCAGGGTCGCGTCGGCGCGGCGGCTTGCGAAGGCTTGGCTCGTAATCCCGGAGCGTTCAAAGGCGTTCCGCTGCCGATGATTCTCGGCTTGGTGTTCATCGAAACGCTGGTGATTTTCACACTGGTTGTGGTGCTGCTGATCGTTCCGCAAGCCGGCGCGTAA